CACAGTGGAACCTTCGGATTGGTATGAATTTAATCATCCTGAAGACCCAATGGGCATCCTTAAAACAGCTGTGAAGAAGGGGTAGTTGTGAGTAAACCTGTTATTGCCCTTGTGGGGCGTCCTAATGTCGGAAAGTCGACTCTATTCAATCGGCTGACCCGAACCAGGGATGCGATTGTAGCCGATTATCCCGGCTTAACCCGAGATCGTCAGTATGGCACCGGTAGAACGGGGAATCACCCTTACATCGTAGTCGATACCGGTGGTTTAAGTGGCGAGCAAGAGGGGGTCGATCCTTTGATGGCGGGGCAAGTTCGCTCGGCAATAGAAGAGTCTGATGCCATTTTGTTTTTGGTGGATGGTCGAGCAGGTTTGATTCCTGCGGATGAAGCCATTGCCAATTATATTCGCCAGTTTAACAAGCCTACCTATCTTTTGGTCAACAAAGCGGAAGGCCATAGTCACCAATTGATTTCTGCGGATTTCTTTCAAATGGGGTTGGGGCAACCTTTCGTAATCTCTTCTGCGCATGGTGATAATGTCAAAGAAACCATCGATCACATATTGGATGAAGTCGTTACTGAAGAGGAAGAAGAAAAAGCTTTTGATTTGGACGAACATCCTGGGATTCGAGTAGCTGTTGTCGGTCGTCCTAATGTTGGTAAATCAACATTGATCAACCGAATGATCGGTGAAGAGCGTGTGGTGGCATTTGATATGCCGGGGACCACTCGAGACAGTATTTTTGTGCCTTTTGAGCGCGATGGTCAAGCTTATACGTTGATTGACACCGCTGGGGTTAGACGTCGCAAGAACATCAAAGAGAAAATTGAGAAATTCAGTATTGTCAAAGCTATTGAAGCCATGGAGTCTTGTAATGTCGTGGTGTTGGTTATTGACGGTTCAGAAGGTATCACTGATCAGGATTTAACGTTGCTTGGTTTGGCGCTTGAGTCGGGACGAGGCTTGGTTATTGCTATCAATAAATGGGATAACCTAACCGAAGACCAGCGTAACAAGATCAAACATGAGTTGGAGTTTAAACTACACTTTGTCGACTATGCGAAGAAGCATTTGATCTCTGCTCTACACGGTTCTGGTGTTGGCGACCTGTTTAAAACCATTCGTGGTGTGTATCAAGCGGTTATGAAGAAAGTGTCTACCTCTGATCTTAACCGTGTTTTGGAACAAGCTGTTTTAGATCATCAGCCGCCTTTGATTGGTGGCAGACGTGTTAAATTGCGTTACGCTCATTTGGGTGGTTCAAACCCGCCACGCGTGATTATCCATGGTACTCAGGTGGATAAATTGCCACAGGCTTATACTAAGTATTTGATGAACGTGTTCCGTAAAGCTTTCAAGTGGCAGGGCACGCCTGTGTTTATCGAATATAAAGTGACGGTGAACCCTTATGAAAATCGTAAAAGCTCCTTCAGTAGCCGTCGTGGTAAATCCGAATCACAGTCGGAAAACTTGGCTGTAAAACGTCGTAAAAAGAAGAATACTCAGCAAAAGAGACGGACGAATTAATTGCTATTTTGCTATGTACGATAGTCAGGCGGAATGCTTGGCTGAGTGGCAAAATTATTTTATGCAGCTATTCAAATTGTTAAAATAGTCGTTTTCCCTAAATGCCTAAGGCTTTAGGAGGAATTGGGGGGAGTGTTAGGCCTTAAAATCGGCTATTTCACTTACCCCAACCTGGCAAATTTTTGCCGTCAATTCAAAGAAGATTTTGGTGACATTCAGAGCGTTGAATGTCTTTTTGTTATCGACAGATTTCGTTTCTGAAATGTCGAAACCAGCTTGGGATGTTTTCATGGGTCATAGAATTAGAGAGATTCCTTACAACTACACCTCCTTTTCCGATAAAGAAATTGCATTGCGCTTTGTTGGCATGGAAGGCTGGAAATGTATCGAGTCGCTTCGTGATTCCAGAAATACTGGGCGTTCTGCACGCATGCTATTTGAAGTGCTGGGTGACATGTGGGTTGTTTCGCGTAACCCATACATTCAAGATGACTTGATTGAAAACCCTAAGCGTCGTGATGCCCTGATCAAGGCACTTGAACACAGACTTAAGCAAGTTGAATCCCGTCTGAATGGTAACCAGAAAGCGGAAGAATTACTGTCTTCTATTCGTGGTGCCGTCAACAAATTCACCGAATGGTTTCCGCATCAAATCGAACTGCGTAGCAAAGTTCGTAAAAAACTTTCTAAACACACTCGCCTAGATAATATTGACTTCGGCGGTCTAGCGCGTGTTTCTCACGCGACCGACGCGACTGACTGGCGTGTAGAGTTGCCGCTGGTTGTGGTCTCTCCGGACACCGAAGAAGAAGTTGCCTATCTGGTTGATGGTTGTATTCAACTTGGTTTGACGATTATTCCTCGTGGAGGCGGAACGGGTTACACAGGTGGTGCGATTCCGCTTTATCAAGATTCTGTTGTCATCAACACTGAAAAGCTTGAGTACATGAGTTTGGTTGAGCATGTTGACCTGCCGGGCATTGGTAAGGTGCCGACTATTCAAACGGGTGCGGGTGTGGTGACACGCCGAGTATCCGAACAAGCTGAGCGTTTCGGTTATGCGTTTGCAGTAGACCCAACTTCTCAAGATGCATCTTGTATCGGTGGGAATATCGCAATGAATGCGGGGGGTAAAAAAGCCGTTCTGTGGGGGACAACGCTGGATAACCTTGCTTCATGGAAGATGGTTACGCCTGATGCCGAGTGGTTGGAAGTGGAGCGTATCAACCATAACCTCGGTAAATTGCAGGATCAAAATACTGTTAAGTTCCGCATTAATCGTTATGAAAAAGATGGTAAAACGCCTGTCGGTAAAACTGAAACACTTGAAATGCCAGGATCAGCTTTCCGTCATGCAGGGTTAGGTAAGGATGTTACCGATAAGTTTCTAAGTGGGTTGCCAGGGATTCAAAAGGAAGGTTGTGACGGGCTTATCACCTCTGCGCGTTTCGTTGTGCACCGTATGCCAAGCCATATCCGTACGGTTTGTTTGGAGTTTTTCGGAACTGATTTGAGCAAGGCTGTGCCTGCGATTGTAGAAATTACAGATTATATCGAATCCAAGAAAGCACATGGCATCTTGCTGTCAGGCCTTGAGCATTTGGACGAACGTTATATCAAGGCTGTCAACTACAACACTAAGGCTAACCGCAAAGGTCTGCCGAAAATGATTCTGCTTGCAGATATTGCTGGTGAGAATGGTTTTGAAGTTGCCAACACGGCGCAAGAGATTGTAGAGCTGGCGAAAAAGCGTGATGCCGAAGGGTTTATCGCCGTTTCTGAAGAAGCGAGAAAGCGCTTCTGGGCGGATCGTTCTCGTACAGCAGCCATTTCAAAGCATACCAACGCGTTTAAAATCAACGAAGATGTAGTTATCCCGCTTGAGAATCTCAACGAGTACAACACGGAAATTGAGCGCATCAACATTGAAGAATCCATCAAGAATAAACTTCAAATATTGGATCAGTTGAACGCTTATTTCGCAGGTGAAATTCCTGAGTACACGTTAGAAGACGATTTCGAGAACTCGGAAGGACAGCCTGCAAGCTATTTCAAAGACAAAGTGGCCGCAACACTTGGACATATTGGTAAAACCAAAGCCAGATGGGAAGGTATTTTGCAGAATCTGGATGTTCAGGTGTTGACTAAACCAGAGTTGTTGCTGGAAGGTGAGGCTCTGAAATTAAGTGCAGACGATACTTTTGTTAGCTTGCTGCTAAAACGTGAGATCAAGATTTCCTACAAATCGGAAATGGTGACTTTCTTACAAGAAGTGTTTATGGGACATGATTTTGAAGCCCTGCACACACGCTTGAAGAAACTGCATTTTGAAATCCGTAACGCTCGCTTGTTTGTTGCGCTGCACATGCATGCGGGAGATGGAAACATTCATACGAATATTCCAGTTCACTCCAATAATTATGAAATGATTCATCAGGCGGAAGTGATTGTCGACCGCATCATGGAGATTGCCAAGCGCTTGAACGGGGTTATTTCCGGTGAGCATGGCATTGGACTGACCAAATTCCAATATCTGGATAAAGATAAGATTCAGGCTTTTGTGGATTACAAGAATAAGGTTGATCCACACGGACACTTCAACAAAGGTAAGTTGATGCCGGGCTCAGGCCTGCAAAATGCCTATACACCTTCGTTGCACTTGGTGGAACAAGAAGCCTTGATTCTTGAAGCGAACGACCTGGATTTACTGAACAAAGACATTAAAGACTGTTTGCGTTGCGGTAAGTGCAAACCCGTTTGTCAGACGCATATTCCTCGCGCGAATTTATTGTATTCGCCGCGCAACAAGATTTTAGCGACTGGTCAGGTGATTGAAGCCTTCTTG
This portion of the Hydrogenovibrio marinus genome encodes:
- the der gene encoding ribosome biogenesis GTPase Der; this encodes MSKPVIALVGRPNVGKSTLFNRLTRTRDAIVADYPGLTRDRQYGTGRTGNHPYIVVDTGGLSGEQEGVDPLMAGQVRSAIEESDAILFLVDGRAGLIPADEAIANYIRQFNKPTYLLVNKAEGHSHQLISADFFQMGLGQPFVISSAHGDNVKETIDHILDEVVTEEEEEKAFDLDEHPGIRVAVVGRPNVGKSTLINRMIGEERVVAFDMPGTTRDSIFVPFERDGQAYTLIDTAGVRRRKNIKEKIEKFSIVKAIEAMESCNVVVLVIDGSEGITDQDLTLLGLALESGRGLVIAINKWDNLTEDQRNKIKHELEFKLHFVDYAKKHLISALHGSGVGDLFKTIRGVYQAVMKKVSTSDLNRVLEQAVLDHQPPLIGGRRVKLRYAHLGGSNPPRVIIHGTQVDKLPQAYTKYLMNVFRKAFKWQGTPVFIEYKVTVNPYENRKSSFSSRRGKSESQSENLAVKRRKKKNTQQKRRTN
- a CDS encoding DUF3683 domain-containing protein, with protein sequence MGHRIREIPYNYTSFSDKEIALRFVGMEGWKCIESLRDSRNTGRSARMLFEVLGDMWVVSRNPYIQDDLIENPKRRDALIKALEHRLKQVESRLNGNQKAEELLSSIRGAVNKFTEWFPHQIELRSKVRKKLSKHTRLDNIDFGGLARVSHATDATDWRVELPLVVVSPDTEEEVAYLVDGCIQLGLTIIPRGGGTGYTGGAIPLYQDSVVINTEKLEYMSLVEHVDLPGIGKVPTIQTGAGVVTRRVSEQAERFGYAFAVDPTSQDASCIGGNIAMNAGGKKAVLWGTTLDNLASWKMVTPDAEWLEVERINHNLGKLQDQNTVKFRINRYEKDGKTPVGKTETLEMPGSAFRHAGLGKDVTDKFLSGLPGIQKEGCDGLITSARFVVHRMPSHIRTVCLEFFGTDLSKAVPAIVEITDYIESKKAHGILLSGLEHLDERYIKAVNYNTKANRKGLPKMILLADIAGENGFEVANTAQEIVELAKKRDAEGFIAVSEEARKRFWADRSRTAAISKHTNAFKINEDVVIPLENLNEYNTEIERINIEESIKNKLQILDQLNAYFAGEIPEYTLEDDFENSEGQPASYFKDKVAATLGHIGKTKARWEGILQNLDVQVLTKPELLLEGEALKLSADDTFVSLLLKREIKISYKSEMVTFLQEVFMGHDFEALHTRLKKLHFEIRNARLFVALHMHAGDGNIHTNIPVHSNNYEMIHQAEVIVDRIMEIAKRLNGVISGEHGIGLTKFQYLDKDKIQAFVDYKNKVDPHGHFNKGKLMPGSGLQNAYTPSLHLVEQEALILEANDLDLLNKDIKDCLRCGKCKPVCQTHIPRANLLYSPRNKILATGQVIEAFLYEEQTRRGISLHHFDAMNDVADHCTTCHKCETPCPVDIDFGDVSIHMRTILTNMGQKRSSIMVKLALYFLNTKHPFTINFLRKTMIGWGAVAMTIGHRFARLFGLVERKNALPASTSEPAPIQQHVINFVRKPLDTGPNQSSYRSVLGLEDATQVPIVRDPNKTTEDTEAVFYFPGCGSERLFSDIGLATISSLYDAGVQTVLPPGYLCCGYPQAAAGLAQKSSQITTENRALFHRVANTLNYMDINTVIVSCGTCYDQLTKYEFERIFPGCRLMDIHEFLTERGMGLESPTGKQYLYHTPCHDPMKKMDGTTVAKDLLQSEVLFSDRCCAEAGTLATSRPDIANQLRFRKEEELTKGIVELTGESKVKNGEVKLLTSCPACQQGLNRYHDNTGLDTDYIVVELMKNRYGNTWNKEFYEKLKNGGVEKVLL